In one window of Spodoptera frugiperda isolate SF20-4 chromosome 11, AGI-APGP_CSIRO_Sfru_2.0, whole genome shotgun sequence DNA:
- the LOC118275062 gene encoding centromere protein J — MDETYSESDVSLSPSQILERLQVLRQLQLMQRGKLQKQRLEYNQTSETSSSITEIVSHFSNTTSYNTFRSLLQSSNDISNEGTPRTNGTEVSPRVQERDLIDGVSVLNLSQESEFIVNSPLSSRSRASAPSRNLGDPPSEPSQNTSNKTSVNSSLNKNPQVKKQISLDEMPILSPKKDFEALLIEKLQSEKTAPKAKSPNNDSSIITINKRPFLRRGEGIARFGLRKNDFVIQNTKSLPWKRKSYQNKTESPLKLNLKKLKEKNNDVSKEKTSNAQNKKSDNNQNDMKKVEKTDMATSEPSLLVTDIQQAKLVRKNQTKPRLSDKTDEPEATTRKIPENKPTTMEPSPPINRNIQHVNKPLQKPELLKNKHPLVANKGKSWAAVLTQEQNDFLSQLKQSDYYKNFVSPSKSVISDASCDETMTTLRNERETAEQNMFELLENKVTHDSFSLENSFFDRFLRSNLESSTESTPLMLQKCLARNPNLINILPGLKGRVRNENSQSDAETCSSNCSDCSDACSSCCSCRNADQSNYSANKAPQSHKEQNKAKSMQPKSKAVKINQKEDESKECHDDTMTETDVMKSNMAEMNAKLISTSELLKDRLCELEDEIATFKKENANLAKLREEVDQDRQKFYEEKAAFEQKFNEEKVLSEYYLAEEKEKLNKQKQMYERYVREMRGRLNKKDKDEVVNLKKEINDLKEEIRVKDAKSTSTIARLRNQIKIMEKEKKDLQEEVEKLKKQNKRIQHSNEVTRRLTNIKYLEEINKKLTDMSNKDSRTEVSEDRDIKYKAYEIERQSRSRRVEPVGKSTIRPRAKSVPNLNVTSRYAKYFSQRDTLSQIENNKLPNVERIDYSFEENEERDNDTLSNESLDDDDRNEDGNNLEKIYIERFKSSSPKSTRSSGSSLNFELNLNEKPNLNDNAKSFFIQKSGSGSSRTSKSPRRTISPCFNGNETVINRAKSPISILSNKSSKSPPSRNSMEYLSSRSGSNTTQNRSKSPVSSYNHSSMKTVTVIHNEQYRDKLMNLSPEPSISRTSLSKTSLNPTEVRKPDGSKELRFPNGNVKYISADGKYSKFMYYNGDVKENFYSEGRIKYFYAETKTYHTTHADGLEVLEFPDGQVEKRYKDGSSEIRLPNGSVRYFDPKNEHVREEWRFPDGAALTVSASGEQRIVFSNGQVEVHAKDHKRREFPDGTVKLVYNDGTSETRYASGRVRIKDKHGNLIMDSAPG; from the exons ATGGATGAAACATATTCGGAGAGTGATGTTTCGCTCTCCCCCTCTCAGATATTGGAACGTTTACAAGTGTTGCGACAACTTCAGTTAATGCAGCGCGGGAAGCTACAAAAACAACGATTAGAATACAATCAAACTTCTGAAACTTCATCAAGTATCACTGAAATTGTAAGCCATTTTAGTAACACTACAAGTTATAACACATTTCGTAGTTTGCTGCAGTCTAGTAATGATATCTCGAATGAGGGTACACCTCGCACTAACGGCACTGAAGTTTCGCCTAGAGTGCAAGAAAGGGACTTAATTGATGGCGTTTCAGTTCTCAACCTTTCCCAAGAGTCCGAGTTTATTGTCAACTCCCCTCTATCCAGTAGAAGTAGGGCATCAGCCCCTTCAAGAAATCTAGGCGACCCACCTTCAGAGCCATCACAAAATACAAGTAACAAAACTTCTGTGAATTCCTCTCTGAACAAGAATCCAcaagtaaaaaaacaaatatcactGGATGAAATGCCCATTCTCTCTCCTAAGAAAGATTTTGAAGCTCTACTCATAGAGAAACTTCAGAGTGAAAAAACTGCACCCAAAGCTAAAAGCCCAAATAATGACTCTTCTATAATCACAATCAACAAAAGACCTTTTCTAAGACGAGGTGAAGGTATAGCTCGCTTTGGTCTTAGGAAAAACGATTTTGttatacaaaacacaaaatctCTACCTTGGAAAAGAAAAAGCTaccaaaataaaactgaatCTCCATTAAAATTGAATCTAAAAAAGCTTAAAGAGAAGAATAATGATGTGTCAAAAGAGAAAACAAGTAATGCACagaataaaaaatctgataataATCAAAATGACATGAAAAAGGTTGAGAAGACTGATATGGCTACATCAGAACCATCTCTATTAGTAACTGATATACAACAAGCAAAGTTAGTAAGAAAGAATCAAACTAAACCGAGGCTTTCAGACAAAACTGATGAACCAGAAGCGACAACAAGAAAAATACCAGAAAATAAACCAACAACAATGGAACCTAGCCCTCCAATCAATCGAAACATTCAACATGTCAATAAACCATTACAAAAACCAGAATTGTTAAAGAACAAACACCCTCTAGTAGCGAACAAAGGGAAATCTTGGGCCGCAGTACTAACACAGGAACAAAACGACTTCCTCAGTCAACTGAAGCAGAGTGATTACTACAAAAACTTTGTATCACCTTCCAAGAGTGTCATATCAGATGCTAGTTGTGACGAAACAATGACAACATTAAGAAATGAGAGAGAAACAGCAGAACAGAACATGTTCGAACTACTAGAAAATAAAGTTACTCATGACAGTTTTAGTTTAGAGAACTCATTCTTTGATAGATTCCTGAGAAGTAACTTGGAAAGTTCCACTGAAAGTACGCCTTTAATGCTTCAAAAGTGTTTGGCACGAAACCcaaatcttataaatattttaccagGATTGAAAGGTAGAGTTAGAAATGAGAATTCTCAAAGTGATGCAGAGACTTGTTCCAGTAATTGTTCTGACTGCAGCGACGCATGCTCCTCATGCTGCTCTTGCAGAAATGCTGACCAAAGTAATTATTCTGCTAATAAGGCTCCACAGAGTCATAAGGAACAAAACAAAGCAAAAAGTATGCAACCAAAAAGTAAAGCagtcaaaataaatcaaaaagagGATGAATCTAAAGAATGCCATGATGACACAATGACAGAAACTGATGTTATGAAATCAAACATGGCAGAAATGAATGCCAAACTGATATCCACGAGTGAATTACTAAAAGACCGGCTCTGTGAACTGGAAGACGAAATAGCTACTTTCAAAAAGGAAAATGCTAATTTGGCAAAATTACGCGAAGAAGTCGACCAGGACAGGCAGAAGTTTTACGAAGAAAAAGCAGCATTCGAACAAAAGTTCAATGAAGAAAAAGTTCTATCAGAATACTATTTAGCAGAAGAGAAAGAGAAACTAAATAAACAGAAGCAGATGTACGAGAGATATGTGAGAGAAATGAGAGGCAGACTGAACAAGAAAGACAAAGACGAAGTTGTCAATttgaagaaagaaataaatgatcTGAAAGAGGAAATAAGAGTGAAAGACGCTAAATCAACTTCAACGATAGCTAGACTGCGGAACCAGATCAAAATAatggaaaaagaaaagaaagactTGCAGGAAGAAGTAGAGAAACTAAAGAAACAGAATAAGAGAATCCAACACAGTAACGAGGTGACACGAAGActgacaaatataaaatatcttgaggaaataaataaaaagttgacTGACATGAGTAATAAGGACAGTCGGACAGAAGTCAGTGAAGATCGCGACATCAAATATAAAGCTTATGAGATCGAGAGACAGAGTAGAAGCAGGAGAGTTGAACCAGTTGGGAAGAGCACTATCAGACCCAGGGCAAAAAGTGTTCCTAACTTAAATGTTACTTCTAGATATGCTAAGTACTTCAGCCAAAGGGACACTCTAAGCCAAATAGAAAACAACAAACTGCCGAATGTAGAAAGAATTGATTATTCGTTTGAAGAGAATGAGGAGAGAGATAATGACACTCTTTCAAACGAATCTCTGGATGATGATGACAGAAATGAAGATGGTAATAACTTAGAAAAGATATACATTGAGAGGTTTAAGTCAAGTTCCCCAAAAAGCACAAGGTCCAGCGGGTCTAGTTTAAACTTTGAACTCAATTTAAATGAGAAGCCAAACCTAAATGATAATGCTAAAAGTTTCTTCATACAGAAATCTGGTTCAGGTTCATCAAGAACTTCAAAGTCACCCAGAAGAACGATATCACCTTGTTTCAATGGAAATGAGACTGTTATAAATAGGGCAAAATCTCCTATTTCCATCCTAAGTAACAAATCTAGTAAGTCGCCACCATCGCGGAACTCAATGGAGTACTTATCAAGTCGTTCTGGATCGAATACGACACAGAACAGATCTAAATCTCCGGTTTCTTCCTACAACCATTCTTCCATGAAGACTGTGACAGTGATACACAATGAACAGTACAGAGATAAACTCATGAACTTGAGTCCGGAACCTTCCATTAGCAGAACGAGTTTGTCCAAGACTAGTTTGAATCCCACTGAAGTGAGGAAGCCAGATGGGTCTAAGGAACTAAGGTTTCCCAATGGCAATGTGAAGTATATATCAGCTGATGGGAAGTATAGCAAGTTTATGTACTACAATGGGGATGTTAAGGAGAACTTTTACAGTGAGGGTAGGATCAAGTATTTCTATGCTGAAACTAAAACCTACCACACTACTCATGCTGACGGGTTGGAAGTTTTGGAGTTTCCTGA TGGCCAAGTAGAAAAACGTTACAAAGACGGCTCATCTGAGATCCGACTACCGAACGGCAGCGTGCGGTACTTCGACCCGAAGAACGAACACGTCAGGGAAGAGTGGCGGTTCCCAGACGGCGCGGCGCTCACCGTGTCAGCCAGTGGCGAGCAACGGATCGTGTTCAGTAATGGACAAGTAGAAGTACATGCTAAGGATCATAAG CGCCGTGAGTTCCCTGACGGTACTGTAAAGCTGGTCTACAACGACGGTACGTCTGAAACACGGTACGCGTCTGGACGCGTGCGCATCAAGGACAAACATGGCAACCTCATCATGGACTCCGCCCCCGGATGA
- the LOC118274718 gene encoding LOW QUALITY PROTEIN: 39S ribosomal protein L44, mitochondrial (The sequence of the model RefSeq protein was modified relative to this genomic sequence to represent the inferred CDS: inserted 2 bases in 1 codon) — MALIRRCVPLISKVVRIHPTTVQTQKIHRWVAPTLMELKRRENKVGKKNKPEKHXYLEWNLEAELYGFGQRLNEEFDPDLLLQAFTDRSYVIKEEMKQKELDFDIKMKDNKELAEKGDKFINAYIQNYLETVLPKFPMEGVKGVRNFLTSEDTLANISRNLGTKDIILAAEYPVDNYILATNFKAVVGALLESSGEERAAHFVRDFVITQLNGQDVNEYFTIEDPWSMLADIIKKEGGTLEPRLIGEAGRNTLLACYRVGLYVDKKMVSSGFGESVAIAKEMAAREALKKIFGTEDHMKPIDFKLEGIPKPASQTRYQISAS, encoded by the exons ATGGCTTTAATAAGACGTTGTGTGCCGTTAATCAGTAAGGTTGTTCGGATTCATCCTACGACAGTGCAAA CTCAAAAGATACACAGATGGGTTGCTCCTACATTGATGGAATTGAAGCGTCGTGAGAATAAAGTtggtaagaaaaataaacccGAGAAACA ATACTTAGAATGGAACTTGGAAGCCGAACTATACGGCTTTGGACAGCGTTTGAATGAAGAATTCGACCCAGATTTGTTACTACAAGCATTTACGGATAGATCTTACGTTATTAAAGAGGAGATGAAACAAAAAGAATtggattttgatattaaaatgaagGATAATAAAGAACTTGCTGAGAAAG GAGACAAATTCATTAATGCCTATATTCAGAATTACTTGGAGACAGTATTGCCAAAGTTCCCGATGGAAGGAGTCAAAGGTGTGAGGAATTTCTTGACCAGTGAGGACACTTTAGCAAATATATCCCGGAATTTGGGCACCAAAGATATCATTCTAGCTGCT GAATATCCAGTGGACAACTACATCCTAGCAACTAACTTCAAAGCAGTTGTTGGGGCATTACTAGAGTCATCCGGTGAGGAGAGGGCGGCGCACTTTGTTAGAGACTTCGTCATTACACAGTTAAATG GTCAAGATGTGAACGAGTACTTTACAATAGAAGACCCATGGTCTATGCTGGCTGATATTATCAAGAAAGAAGGTGGTACACTCGAGCCCAGGCTCATTGGTGAGGCGGGCCGAAACACCCTACTCGCGTGCTACAGGGTCGGTCTCTACGTCGACAAGAAGATGGTATCTTCAG gtTTCGGCGAGAGTGTAGCGATTGCGAAAGAAATGGCCGCGAGAGAAGCTTTGAAGAAGATCTTCGGTACGGAAGACCACATGAAGCCCATCGACTTCAAACTCGAAGGCATACCCAAGCCGGCGTCACAGACACGCTACCAGATATCTGCCAGTTGA